From the Thermodesulfobacteriota bacterium genome, one window contains:
- a CDS encoding type II toxin-antitoxin system RelE/ParE family toxin, translating to MLPEYRVFETDNFKENIEAISAGNPDRMQKKLGQFVYPRLRQEPHYGPNIKKLKNWQPNTWRYRVGNWRFFYEIDENEKVVLMIAAYHRKEAYR from the coding sequence TTGTTGCCTGAATACCGTGTCTTCGAGACAGACAATTTCAAAGAAAACATTGAAGCGATTTCCGCCGGCAATCCGGACCGTATGCAAAAGAAACTGGGCCAATTTGTGTACCCTCGTCTAAGGCAAGAACCTCATTACGGGCCTAATATTAAAAAGCTAAAAAACTGGCAGCCGAATACCTGGAGATATCGTGTTGGGAACTGGCGTTTTTTCTACGAAATTGACGAAAATGAAAAAGTCGTGCTTATGATTGCAGCATACCATCGTAAGGAAGCGTATCGCTAG
- a CDS encoding CopG family transcriptional regulator, giving the protein MAKTVTIRLDDHTYESVKKAAESEKRPISNFVEYATLKYIEETAFVDDSEMLEIMNNPQLLERLRTGSKQAKEKRGNFVA; this is encoded by the coding sequence ATGGCAAAAACGGTCACTATTCGTCTGGACGACCATACTTACGAATCGGTAAAAAAGGCTGCCGAGAGTGAAAAACGTCCTATTTCCAACTTCGTTGAGTATGCTACTCTGAAATACATTGAAGAAACGGCCTTTGTCGACGACTCCGAGATGCTGGAGATTATGAATAATCCGCAACTCCTTGAAAGGCTACGCACCGGTTCCAAACAGGCCAAGGAAAAGAGAGGCAATTTTGTTGCCTGA